A window from Mangifera indica cultivar Alphonso chromosome 2, CATAS_Mindica_2.1, whole genome shotgun sequence encodes these proteins:
- the LOC123208782 gene encoding uncharacterized protein LOC123208782 isoform X3: MVDVAGSVGSVVSPVLQVAEWLAAPIWRPFKYLLNYKTNFDNLREEVKNLKNARDEVQRKVTDAKRNVGEIKQNVEDWQESVNKTITEAEQLIKEMCKRCARDHYRMVTEAERNVQEVGQELKDWHVDETITEAEPLIQEKANNRRCFKGFCPNFIIHYKQSKKASKLKQDVIDPLLRQEKKLDPVSYQTNPPEIWLRSSENYLAFESRNYTFKNVWDALNGENVFMIGVYGMGGLGKTTLVQEVGRKAKEEKLFDDIVFVEVSESPDIKNIQTVIANNLGLKFENNLGVKLENESERAKWLYSRMEGQKILLILDNIWEPLEFEKIGIPYRADRGRNKLLFTTRNLNVLDMMDSTNNFKMGILNETEAWTLFTKMTDLFAENIIQTHELHSLAKDVCKECKGLPIVICTIAKALKNKSHPSYWDCALRELREPSPRKYARYLEEDYAKIALSYKYLRDDELKKTFLISSLMENNTSISDLFKHVVCLDVFDGANFTMEEARQRLDILVCDLKDACLLLGGFESGQFAMHDVVRVVATTIAYVDHHVFTIRNDIEQDWKDRDKLNKCTKIFLPGKSNIISQLRLKDLDCPNLEYFCMTDKYGSSFKIPEDLFTVMSKLRVLNLGGLWQSSLPSSIDSLTNLQTLCLDNSRVKDFAIIGKLQTLKVLSLQRSNIEVFSTELGQLTQLRLLDLSYCWGLKVIAPNVISQLSQLEEFYIKGCSINWEHKVLKELKLLSNLTSLELDIVDNDVLPRDFISKELRRYKITIGCKYYRDLITKSLRILKFACNSTISQETLRGINNVEVLLIVKPSDDEEDLDEKPTSDDEEDLDEEQMLPLFNEKVIFTNLMVLKLVDISSGKIWESQLSASSYQNLTQLILEGCDKIKHAFPFSIAKSLQQLQYLIIKGCKVLEKIVEKEEGAEVVNFIFPQITKLKLEDLPKLTIFCRGAYALDLPILKTLKITRCPNFTLKYQGFQDNNEEGEIQDLESKCIFFGHKVIFTNISSGKIWECQLSVSSFQNLTQLILEGCDKIKHAFPFSIAKSLQQLQYLMIKGCTVLEKIVEKEERVEVVNFIFPRITELKLEDLPKLTIFCRGAYALELPILKTLKITRCPNFTLRYQGFQDNNEEGEIQDLESKSIFFGHKIIFTNLMVLELVNISSGKIWESQLSASSYQNLTQLILEGCDKIKHAFPFSIAKSLQQLQYLMIGDCEILEKIVEEEEEGAEVVNSFFPRLTELKLRNLPKLIVFYLGANALELLMLKTLEISNCSIFTSTYQAFQDNNKEGEIQVAESKSICLEHKINSDLKAFHFEDDVVSITWESQSKTLETSVENLSMKLLQKFYNLKVLKVCRSLSKEIKGPFDLPYLKVLDIDSCYRLTSLSTFSTYFLNLQVLQLSYCHRLTRRLITSSMAKSLVHLREISIYKCNLLTEVVEDEADATTTNISFHNLRKLSLKELDSLTCFCFGNYSFNFPYLETLVIKGCLNMKTFCPGFLSTPRLHNVKYENELVEMGGNDLNTSIQQAHKNRVNSDLSKLSLSGRDIMSIWQEEFKENFDKVETLELIKDEYTHIPIHILVKFINLENLILKISSYEEIFLYGEDEEHVGALAKLKKLKLQGLFNLKCICKQDFRFKTILQNLHSLEVRDCNNLMTLLPALSSFENLWSLEVADCIGMQNLMTSSTAKSLVSLERLSILGCKMMIEVLANDGDIEKDEIVFEKLERLLLFGLESLTGFGSRKYNLKFPSLESISVSQCFKMKTFFEGGLNMPKLRLVNEKDYSSDLNWVTQQLQNDCSKLWEESAKSYGQGAGEGEWISYYCDYCDKDITGRIRMRCAICPDFDLCVECFSVGAEVETHKSNHPYKVHELKSRSPSTCMLRLHD; this comes from the exons atggttgatgttgCCGGGAGTGTTGGGAGTGTGGTGAGTCCTGTCCTTCAAGTTGCCGAGTGGTTGGCTGCTCCGATTTGGCGTCCATTTAAGTACTTGCTCAACTACAAGACCAACTTTGACAATCTCCGAGAGGAAGTTAAAAACCTGAAGAATGCAAGAGATGAAGTTCAGCGTAAGGTTACAGATGCTAAAAGAAATGTGGGAGAGATCAAACAGAATGTTGAGGACTGGCAGGAGAGTGTGAATAAGACCATTACTGAAGCAGAGCAGCTGATTAAAGAGATGTGCAAGAGATGTGCAAGAGACCATTACCGTATGGTTACTGAAGCTGAAAGAAATGTGCAAGAGGTCGGACAAGAGCTTAAGGATTGGCATGTGGATGAGACCATTACTGAAGCAGAGCCGTTGATTCAAGAGAAAGCAAACAACCGGAGATGTTTCAAGGGATTTTGCCCCAACTTCATCATTCACTACAAACAAAGCAAGAAAGCTTCCAAATTAAAGCAGGATGTTATTGATCCACTCCTCCGGCAAGAAAAGAAGTTGGATCCAGTTTCCTATCAAACTAATCCACCAGAGATCTGGCTTAGATCTAGTGAAAATTATTTGGcttttgaatcaagaaactACACTTTTAAGAATGTATGGGATGCTTTAAATGGTGAGAATGTCTTCATGATTGGTGTTTATGGGATGGGGGGTCTTGGGAAGACCACTCTTGTGCAAGAAGTTGGTAGGAAAGCCAAGGAGGAAAAGCTCTTTGACGACATTGTTTTTGTGGAG GTATCAGAATCTCCTGATATAAAGAATATTCAAACAGTAATTGCTAACAACTTGGGtttgaaattcgaaaacaaCTTGGGTGTGAAATTGGAAAACGAAAGTGAAAGGGCAAAGTGGCTATATTCAAGAATGGAGGGCCagaaaattcttttaattctaGATAATATTTGGGAACCTCTAGAATTTGAAAAGATAGGAATTCCTTATAGAGCTGATCGTGGAAGAAATAAACTTTTGTTCACAACAAGAAACTTAAATGTGTTGGACATGATGGATTCCACAAATAATTTCAAGATGGGCATTTTAAATGAAACAGAAGCTTGGACCCTATTCACCAAAATGACAG ATCTTTTTgcagaaaatattattcaaacacaTGAATTGCATTCTCTAGCAAAAGATGTATGCAAGGAATGCAAAGGATTACCTATTGTAATTTGTACAATAGCTAAAGCATTAAAAAACAAGAGTCATCCATCTTATTGGGACTGTGCATTGCGAGAATTGAGGGAACCTTCTCCAAGAAAGTATGCAAGATACCTAGAAGAGGATTACGCAAAGATCGCCTTAAGTTACAAGTATTTGAGAGATGATGAACTTAAGAAAACGTTTTTAATTTCTAGTCTAATGGAAAATAATACTTCCATTTCAGACTTGTTCAAACATGTTGTGTGTTTGGATGTATTTGATGGAGCTAATTTTACAATGGAAGAAGCACGACAAAGACTAGATATATTGGTTTGTGACCTCAAAGATGCTTGTTTATTGCTTGGCGGGTTTGAAAGCGGCCAATTCGCTATGCATGATGTTGTTCGTGTTGTTGCCACAACAATTGCATATGTGGATCACCATGTGTTTACAATAAGAAATGATATTGAGCAGGATTGGAAGGATAGAGACAAACTCAACAAATGCACAAAGATCTTTTTACCTggtaaaagtaatattattagTCAACTTAGGCTTAAGGATTTGGATTGTCCAAATCTTGAATATTTCTGTATGACTGATAAGTATGGTTCTTCTTTCAAAATCCCGGAGGACCTTTTTACGGTGATGTCAAAGCTTAGAGTATTAAATTTGGGTGGACTATGGCAATCATCATTGCCATCATCAATTGATAGTCTAACAAACCTTCAAACATTGTGTTTAGATAATAGCAGAGTTAAAGATTTTGCTATTATTGGAAAGCTACAAACATTAAAAGTTCTTAGCTTGCAACGATCAAATATTGAGGTGTTTTCTACAGAATTGGGTCAATTGACTCAACTAAGGTTGTTAGATTTAAGTTATTGTTGGGGATTGAAAGTAATTGCTCCAAATGTGATATCACAATTATCTCAATTGgaagaattttatataaaaggaTGTTCTATTAATTGGGAGCATAAAGTACTCAAGGAATTGAAACTCTTGTCCAACCTCACCAGTTTAGAATTGGATATTGTAGATAACGATGTATTGCCTAGAGATTTCATTTCCAAAGAGCTTAGAAGGTACAAAATAACAATAGGATGTAAGTATTACAGAGATCTAATAACTAAATCCCTAAGGATTTTGAAATTTGCATGTAATTCTACCATCTCCCAAGAAACATTACGTGGAATCAATAATGTTGAAGTCTTACTCATAGTCAAACCTTCAGATGACGAGGAGGATCTTGATGAAAAG CCAACTTCAGATGACGAGGAGGATCTTGATGAAGAGCAAATGCTGCCATTATTTAATGAGAAG GTTATTTTCACCAATTTGATGGTCTTAAAGTTAGTCGATATCAGTTCTGGAAAGATTTGGGAGAGTCAACTTTCAGCTtcttcttatcaaaatttgacacagtTGATTTTAGAGggatgtgataaaataaaacatgcGTTTCCATTTTCCATTGCTAAAAGCCTCCAGCAACTCCAATACCTTATAATAAAGGGTTGTAAAGTTTTAGAGAAGATTGTTGAAAAGGAAGAAGGAGCagaagttgttaattttatctttcCACAAATAACTAAATTGAAGCTTGAAGATTTACCAAAACTTACCATTTTCTGCCGAGGAGCATATGCTTTGGACTTGCCCATATTGAAAACACTGAAGATAACAAG gTGTCCAAACTTCACTTTAAAATATCAAGGCTTCCAAGATAATAATGAGGAAGGCGAAATTCAAGATTTGGAGTCAAAATGCATCTTCTTTGGGCATAAG GTTATTTTCACCAATATCAGTTCTGGAAAGATTTGGGAGTGTCAACTTTCAGtttcttcttttcaaaatttgacacaattGATTTTAGAGggatgtgataaaataaaacatgcGTTTCCATTTTCCATTGCTAAAAGTCTCCAACAACTCCAATACCTTATGATAAAGGGTTGTACAGTTTTAGAGAAGATTGttgaaaaggaagaaagagtagaagttgttaattttatctttcCACGAATAACTGAATTGAAGCTTGAAGATTTACCAAAACTTACCATTTTCTGCCGAGGAGCATATGCTTTGGAATTGCCCATATTGAAAACACTGAAGATAACAAGGTGTCCAAACTTCACTTTAAGATATCAAGGCTTCCAAGATAATAATGAGGAAGGCGAAATTCAAGATTTGGAGTCAAAATCCATCTTCTTTGGGCATAAG ATTATTTTCACCAATTTGATGGTCTTAGAGTTGGTCAATATCAGTTCTGGAAAGATTTGGGAGAGTCAACTTTCAGCTtcttcttatcaaaatttgacacagtTGATTTTAGAGggatgtgataaaataaaacatgcGTTTCCATTTTCCATTGCGAAAAGCCTCCAGCAACTCCAATACCTTATGATAGGGGATTGTGAGATTTTAGAGaagattgttgaagaagaagaagaaggagcagAAGTGGTTAATTCTTTCTTTCCACGGTTAACTGAATTGAAGCTTAGAAATTTGCCAAAACTTATTGTTTTCTATCTAGGAGCAAATGCTTTGGAATTGTTAATGTTGAAAACGTTGGAGATATCAAATTGTTCAATCTTCACTTCAACATATCAAGCCTTTCAAGATAATAACAAGGAAGGTGAAATTCAAGTTGCTGAATCAAAATCCATTTGCTTGGAGCATAAG ATCAATTCTGATTTGAAGGCATTTCATTTTGAGGATGATGTGGTATCTATTACTTGGGAGAGTCAATCTAAAACTCTTGAAACCTCTGTCGAAAATCTTTCAATGAAACTCCTTCAgaaattttacaatttgaaagTGCTCAAAGTATGTCGCAGCCTATCCAAAGAAATTAAAGGCCCATTTGATCTTCCATATCTTAAAGTTCTAGATATAGATAGTTGTTATAGATTAACGAGTCTATCGACATTCTCAACTTATTTTCTAAATCTTCAAGTTCTGCAGTTAAGTTATTGCCACAGGTTGACAAGGAGGTTAATAACATCTTCAATGGCTAAAAGCTTGGTCCATTTGAGAGAAATAAGCATATACAAGTGTAATTTGCTAACTGAAGTAGTAGAAGATGAGGCAGATGCAACAACAACTAACATTAGTTTTCACAATTTGAGGAAGTTGTCACTTAAAGAATTGGACAGTCTTACATGTTTTTGTTTTGGGAATTACTCTTTCAATTTTCCATATTTAGAAACGTTAGTTATAAAAGGATGCCTCAATATGAAGACTTTCTGTCCTGGATTCTTAAGCACTCCAAGGTTACACAATGTCAAGTATGAGAATGAGCTAGTAGAGATGGGGGGAAATGACTTGAATACAAGTATACAACAAGCACACAAAAATAGG GTTAACTCCGATTTGAGTAAATTATCATTAAGTGGAAGAGATATCATGTCAATTTGGCAAGAAGAGTTCAAAGAGAACTTTGACAAAGTAGAAACTCTTGAATTGATTAAGGATGAATACACACACATTCCAATTCATATCCTTGTAAAGTTTATCAAtcttgaaaatctcattttgaaaataagttCATACGAAGAGATATTCTTATATGGAGAAGATGAGGAACATGTTGGTGCACTTGCAAAATTGAAAAAGCTAAAATTGCAaggactttttaatttaaagtgcaTTTGTAAACAAGACTTTCGGTTCAAAACAATTCTTCAGAATCTTCATTCTTTAGAAGTAAGAGATTGTAACAATTTGATGACTCTATTGCCAGCTTTATCATCTTTTGAAAATCTGTGGTCTTTGGAGGTAGCTGATTGTATTGGAATGCAGAACTTAATGACATCTTCAACAGCCAAAAGTCTTGTGAGTCTAGAAAGGTTGTCAATTCTAGGATGTAAAATGATGATAGAAGTATTAGCAAATGATGGAGATATAgagaaagatgaaattgtttttgagaaaTTGGAGAGGTTGTTATTGTTTGGTTTAGAGAGTCTCACAGGCTTTGGTTCAAGGAAATACAACTTAAAATTTCCATCATTAGAGTCAATATCAGTGAGTCAATGCTTCAAGATGAAGACTTTCTTTGAGGGAGGCTTAAACATGCCAAAGTTACGGTTGGTGAACGAGAAAGATTATTCAAGTGACCTTAATTGGGTCacacaacaattacaaaatg ATTGTTCGAAGTTATGGGAGGAAAGTGCAAAATCATATG GTCAAGGAGCTGGTGAAGGGGAATGGATTTCTTACTACTGCGATTATTGCGACAAAGACATCACGGGGAGGATCCGCATGAGATGTGCAATTTGTCCTGATTTTGACCTCTGTGTAGAGTGCTTCAGTGTTGGAGCTGAAGTGGAAACTCATAAGAGCAATCACCCCTACAAAGTTCATG AGTTGAAAAGCAGATCACCATCAACTTGCATGTTAAGGTTACATGATTGA